In the Clostridium beijerinckii genome, one interval contains:
- a CDS encoding HD family phosphohydrolase, whose amino-acid sequence MDIKQNNKWKNNRIQRILLFILVFSIGYLLLVTAITPKQYSLKEGDIPRVDIKAPRDIVDEKATKEKEDQAAEKVGKQYTSKPEVKKEAEDNVRALFDKLVSLSNMASSTVADKQTELKKLTIFQLTDEQCKALIGISKDTLPGIEDKIVNIIDSAYEKNIQEKDEGALKEAKGAVSTQIDNLNLDKDVSSALKQIAQTQINPNVFFDEEKTQEKIQEVKKNVSKVIIKQNQIIVKEGEPVTQDQIDILSDLGMLNDENVTAYIYIYLALAIFWMIILFLQYGYVRINYGEIYKNNKKLILISTINLISLVLARTVGVISPFLIPFACAPMMLTLLLNYKISFVLSALNAIVIGALNGFDVQIIILGIVSSVLGAAFLKKMQQRNELLYSTLYTAVVTVILTLSTGILISSNFGDVLVKGGITFIGGLLSGIFALGILPFLEGTFNEVTTLKLLELSNPNTPLLKKLLMEAPGTYHHSMLVANLSEMAAEEVGANSVITRIGSYYHDIGKTERPYFFGENQMGIDNPHENIPPNLSAMIIKSHVKDGLELAKKYKLPKVIQDIILEHHGKTLVKYFYYTMKNSAENPEEIKEEDYRYEGPIPSSKEAGIVMLSDSVEAAVRSIKKPTKDAINQMVNCIIDDKLSSGQLNDCDLTLKDIEKIRVCFLTSLNSIYHQRIEYPKEKMKDFNGESNKGEFKTKE is encoded by the coding sequence ATGGATATAAAACAAAATAATAAATGGAAAAATAATAGAATTCAAAGAATTTTATTATTTATACTTGTATTTAGTATAGGCTATTTATTGCTTGTTACCGCAATAACTCCTAAGCAATATAGCTTAAAAGAAGGAGATATACCAAGAGTAGATATAAAAGCTCCAAGAGATATAGTGGATGAAAAAGCTACAAAGGAAAAAGAAGATCAAGCGGCCGAAAAGGTAGGGAAACAGTATACATCAAAGCCAGAAGTTAAGAAAGAAGCTGAGGATAATGTAAGGGCATTGTTCGATAAACTTGTATCATTAAGCAATATGGCGAGCTCTACCGTAGCTGATAAGCAAACTGAGCTTAAGAAATTAACTATATTTCAATTAACAGATGAACAATGTAAGGCGTTGATAGGAATATCAAAAGATACTTTGCCGGGCATAGAAGACAAAATAGTAAATATAATTGACAGTGCATATGAAAAAAATATACAGGAAAAAGATGAAGGTGCCTTAAAAGAAGCAAAAGGAGCTGTTTCAACTCAAATAGATAATTTAAACTTAGATAAAGATGTATCAAGTGCTTTAAAGCAAATAGCTCAAACACAAATAAACCCTAATGTTTTTTTTGATGAAGAAAAAACACAAGAAAAGATACAGGAAGTCAAGAAGAATGTATCTAAAGTAATAATAAAACAAAATCAGATTATAGTTAAAGAAGGAGAGCCTGTAACACAAGATCAAATTGATATTCTATCAGATCTTGGAATGCTTAACGATGAAAATGTAACAGCTTATATATATATTTATTTAGCGCTTGCAATATTTTGGATGATAATATTGTTTCTTCAATATGGATATGTGAGAATAAATTATGGTGAAATATATAAGAACAATAAAAAGCTTATTCTTATAAGTACAATTAATTTGATTTCACTTGTGTTAGCTAGAACTGTAGGGGTTATATCGCCTTTTCTAATTCCATTTGCGTGCGCGCCTATGATGCTTACGCTATTACTAAATTATAAGATATCATTTGTACTTAGCGCTTTAAATGCAATAGTTATAGGAGCATTAAATGGTTTTGATGTTCAGATTATTATTCTAGGAATAGTAAGTTCGGTATTAGGAGCGGCATTTTTGAAAAAGATGCAACAAAGAAATGAATTGCTATATTCAACATTGTATACTGCTGTTGTTACCGTAATACTTACATTGTCTACGGGAATATTAATATCGAGCAATTTCGGAGATGTGTTAGTAAAAGGTGGAATCACATTCATTGGAGGCCTTTTATCAGGTATATTTGCATTAGGAATATTACCGTTTTTAGAAGGTACATTTAATGAGGTTACTACATTAAAGCTGCTAGAATTATCAAATCCTAATACACCACTGTTAAAAAAATTATTAATGGAAGCTCCAGGAACATATCATCATAGTATGCTTGTTGCAAATCTCTCAGAAATGGCAGCAGAAGAAGTTGGTGCTAATTCGGTAATTACAAGGATAGGATCATATTATCATGATATTGGAAAAACAGAGAGGCCATATTTCTTTGGAGAGAATCAAATGGGGATAGATAATCCACATGAGAATATACCTCCAAATTTAAGTGCTATGATAATAAAATCTCATGTTAAAGATGGTCTGGAGTTAGCTAAAAAATATAAGCTTCCTAAGGTTATCCAAGATATTATATTAGAGCATCATGGTAAAACATTAGTAAAGTATTTTTACTATACTATGAAAAATAGTGCTGAAAATCCAGAGGAAATAAAAGAAGAAGATTATAGATATGAAGGCCCAATACCAAGCTCAAAAGAAGCTGGGATAGTAATGCTATCTGATAGTGTTGAAGCGGCTGTAAGATCAATTAAGAAACCTACTAAGGATGCAATTAACCAAATGGTTAATTGCATTATAGATGATAAATTATCATCAGGACAATTAAATGATTGTGATTTAACATTAAAAGATATAGAAAAAATAAGAGTATGTTTTTTGACTTCGTTAAATAGCATATACCATCAAAGAATAGAATACCCTAAAGAAAAAATGAAGGATTTCAATGGTGAAAGCAATAAAGGTGAATTTAAAACTAAGGAGTAA
- the ybeY gene encoding rRNA maturation RNase YbeY — MIYVDNRQNKVEASEKLIERLTEVIEFALKEEEVNMKCEISLLFVDNNEIKEINNETRGINRETDVLSFPMLEYEDKKVFKDMYKDYKFSQSDFDGDELVLGDIVLSLEKALEQSKEFNHSYEREASYLVVHSVLHLLGYDHMEDDDKIIMRSREEDILNKLNIIRG, encoded by the coding sequence ATGATTTATGTAGATAATAGACAAAATAAAGTGGAAGCAAGTGAAAAATTAATAGAAAGATTAACAGAAGTAATAGAATTTGCATTAAAAGAAGAGGAAGTAAATATGAAATGTGAAATTTCATTATTGTTCGTTGATAATAATGAAATAAAGGAAATTAATAATGAAACAAGAGGAATAAATAGAGAAACAGATGTATTATCTTTTCCTATGTTAGAATACGAAGATAAGAAAGTATTTAAGGATATGTATAAAGATTATAAGTTTTCTCAATCTGATTTTGATGGTGACGAACTTGTACTTGGGGATATAGTTCTTTCATTAGAAAAAGCATTAGAACAGAGTAAAGAATTTAATCATTCATATGAAAGGGAAGCCTCATACTTAGTTGTACATTCAGTATTGCATCTATTGGGATACGATCATATGGAGGATGATGATAAAATAATTATGAGAAGTAGAGAAGAAGATATTTTAAATAAACTTAACATAATCAGAGGGTAA
- a CDS encoding diacylglycerol kinase — MKMKKTLESFNNAITGIIDTVRTERNMKIHLIVALVVLIASFFFDITKYEFLILAVTITMVIAAELINTAIEATIDMTTNYYHPLAKIAKNAAAGAVLITAINALLVGYIIFWDRLSRFSFSLINKVKNSEPYTILIVLVIVCIVTIIAKAIFGEGTPLKGGMPSGHSALGFSIATAISLITEEPICILLSFLLAFITAQSRVDSEVHSILEVIVGAIFGILLTLFIFTLFRL; from the coding sequence ATGAAAATGAAAAAAACACTGGAAAGCTTCAATAATGCCATAACTGGGATTATCGATACTGTAAGAACTGAACGAAATATGAAAATCCATTTAATAGTGGCGTTAGTAGTACTAATTGCAAGCTTTTTCTTTGACATAACAAAATATGAGTTTCTGATATTAGCTGTTACAATAACTATGGTAATAGCTGCTGAACTTATAAATACAGCCATAGAGGCGACTATAGATATGACAACTAATTATTACCACCCTTTGGCTAAAATCGCTAAGAATGCGGCGGCAGGTGCGGTATTAATAACAGCCATAAATGCATTATTAGTTGGTTATATTATATTTTGGGATAGGCTCAGTAGATTTTCATTTTCTTTAATTAATAAAGTAAAGAATTCAGAGCCATATACGATATTGATTGTTCTAGTAATAGTATGTATAGTAACTATAATAGCGAAAGCAATATTTGGAGAAGGAACTCCGTTAAAAGGGGGAATGCCCAGTGGCCACAGTGCTTTGGGATTTTCAATAGCAACTGCAATATCATTAATAACGGAGGAACCAATTTGCATTCTATTGAGTTTTTTATTGGCGTTTATAACTGCACAAAGTAGAGTGGATTCAGAAGTTCATAGTATTTTAGAGGTAATAGTTGGAGCTATATTTGGTATATTATTAACTTTGTTTATTTTTACATTATTTAGGCTTTAA
- the era gene encoding GTPase Era produces MFKSGFVTIVGRPNVGKSTLLNYIMGEKLSIVSNKPQTTRNNIQTILTGDDYQMIFVDTPGIHKPKHKLGEYMVNSAKESTKDVDLVLFLTNPDEEIGKGDKFILETLRDKKCPVFLVLNKVDESTQDRVAKSLEMYSKEFKFAEIVPISAIKGKNVDVLVELMKKAMPEGPKYYPDDMITDVQEKFVVSEIIREKALRTLRDEVPHGIAVDIIQMKQNEIGTYHIEVDLICEKDSHKGIIIGKNGQTLKRIGENSRYELERFLRSKVNLKIWVKVRKEWRDNQLLLKELGYKANSKK; encoded by the coding sequence ATGTTTAAATCAGGATTTGTTACAATAGTTGGAAGACCTAATGTAGGAAAATCGACTTTATTAAATTATATAATGGGGGAAAAGTTATCAATAGTTTCTAATAAACCTCAGACAACAAGAAATAACATACAAACAATATTGACAGGTGATGATTATCAAATGATATTTGTTGATACACCAGGTATACATAAACCTAAACATAAGTTAGGAGAATACATGGTAAATTCGGCAAAAGAATCTACTAAAGATGTTGATTTAGTATTATTCTTAACAAATCCAGATGAGGAGATTGGAAAGGGCGATAAATTTATATTAGAAACCTTAAGGGATAAAAAGTGTCCTGTATTTTTAGTTTTAAATAAGGTTGATGAAAGTACACAAGATAGAGTGGCAAAAAGTTTAGAAATGTATTCAAAAGAATTTAAATTTGCAGAGATAGTACCTATTTCTGCAATAAAAGGGAAAAACGTTGATGTATTAGTAGAACTTATGAAGAAAGCAATGCCAGAAGGACCTAAATATTATCCAGATGACATGATAACAGATGTTCAAGAAAAGTTTGTAGTATCAGAAATAATTAGAGAAAAAGCTTTAAGAACCTTGAGAGATGAAGTGCCTCATGGTATAGCAGTAGATATAATTCAAATGAAACAAAATGAAATAGGTACATATCATATAGAAGTAGATTTAATCTGTGAAAAAGATTCCCATAAAGGAATAATAATTGGAAAGAATGGTCAAACACTTAAAAGAATAGGCGAAAATTCAAGATATGAATTAGAAAGATTTTTAAGATCCAAGGTTAATCTAAAAATATGGGTGAAAGTTAGAAAAGAATGGAGAGATAATCAGCTTTTATTAAAAGAATTAGGATATAAAGCGAATTCAAAGAAATAG
- the recO gene encoding DNA repair protein RecO yields the protein MVDLSIVETKAVIIKTQDFKENDKLVWFYTEKLGKITAIVRGAKKSKSKFLALTLPLCYGEYMVYKGKSLYTLQEGKIIQSFQGLLNDLHKLTYSSYLCELIDIACTDNEINMELFKTLITTLYLLNTDALDYELLIRAFELRLLKTTGYNLTLNNCSVCRKKISSSNYISLSHYGGICDECPKEHGVFISKGAYNALRFLMNMDIDKLYRLNLNHEIKSEIEKVITFLVSNSYAKKPKSLEMLKFIKE from the coding sequence ATGGTTGACCTGTCAATAGTTGAAACAAAAGCTGTAATTATAAAAACGCAAGATTTTAAAGAGAATGACAAACTAGTTTGGTTTTATACTGAGAAGTTAGGTAAAATTACAGCTATAGTTAGAGGCGCTAAAAAAAGTAAAAGTAAGTTCTTAGCATTGACATTGCCATTATGTTATGGAGAATATATGGTATATAAAGGTAAGAGCTTGTACACTCTTCAAGAAGGAAAAATAATTCAATCTTTTCAAGGTCTTTTAAATGATTTACATAAGCTTACATATTCCTCATACTTATGCGAATTAATAGATATTGCTTGTACTGATAATGAAATTAATATGGAACTTTTTAAGACATTGATTACAACATTATACCTACTGAATACAGATGCCCTAGATTACGAACTACTAATAAGAGCATTTGAATTAAGATTATTAAAAACAACTGGATATAATCTAACATTGAATAATTGTAGCGTATGTAGAAAAAAGATATCTTCATCTAATTATATAAGTTTATCCCACTATGGAGGTATATGTGATGAATGTCCCAAAGAACATGGAGTATTTATTTCAAAAGGTGCATATAATGCCTTGAGGTTTTTGATGAATATGGATATAGATAAATTATATAGACTAAATTTAAATCATGAAATAAAAAGTGAGATTGAAAAAGTAATTACTTTTTTAGTATCGAATAGCTATGCTAAAAAGCCTAAAAGTTTGGAGATGTTAAAATTTATTAAGGAGTGA
- a CDS encoding DUF4342 domain-containing protein, with protein MENITLEKVDMIRERTGVSYEKAKEALEVCEGDVLEALIYIEKSQKLSDINDEFVDEEVNRAPISIEELRVLIKQIIEKGNVTRIKVKKDDKELVDIPVNAGIAAGVVAIIVPPILAAGVIAAIATQITIEITMEDGSVEVVNTYVSEMASNVKNKATDFADKIKTKVNEMKNDIGKHSDDSKQKVYTGSDTVYTYTVNFDEDKENSEN; from the coding sequence ATGGAAAATATAACATTAGAAAAAGTTGATATGATACGTGAGAGAACAGGAGTAAGCTATGAAAAGGCAAAGGAAGCTTTAGAAGTATGCGAAGGAGACGTATTAGAGGCTTTAATATACATTGAAAAGTCTCAAAAGTTATCAGATATTAATGATGAATTTGTTGATGAGGAAGTAAATAGGGCTCCTATATCTATAGAGGAACTAAGGGTTTTGATTAAACAAATAATAGAAAAGGGAAATGTTACTAGGATAAAGGTTAAGAAAGATGATAAGGAACTTGTAGATATTCCAGTTAATGCAGGAATTGCAGCAGGAGTTGTAGCTATTATAGTTCCACCAATACTTGCAGCAGGAGTTATTGCGGCAATAGCGACTCAAATTACAATAGAGATAACTATGGAAGATGGATCTGTGGAAGTTGTAAACACGTATGTTTCAGAAATGGCAAGCAATGTTAAAAATAAAGCTACTGATTTTGCTGATAAAATTAAGACTAAGGTTAATGAAATGAAGAATGACATAGGTAAACATAGTGATGATTCAAAACAAAAAGTATATACTGGTTCAGATACTGTATATACCTATACAGTTAATTTTGATGAAGATAAAGAAAATTCAGAAAATTAA
- a CDS encoding helix-turn-helix transcriptional regulator, with amino-acid sequence MKLSPRQEEIVCLVKENAPITSEALAEKIGVTRAALRADLAVLTMIGTLDARPKVGYVYTGKTSNGLIYSNINKIKVSEIMSKPVTVSEDTMVYDAIVYLFLNDVGTLFIENNGVLTGAVSRKDFLKISIGGTDIHRVPVGVIMTRMPNIICANKNDNAYDLAKKIIEHEIDSIPVVEIIEKSDGKDQMKIIGKVSKTNITKLFVKIGENED; translated from the coding sequence TTGAAATTATCACCTAGGCAAGAAGAAATAGTATGCTTAGTAAAAGAAAATGCACCTATAACTAGTGAAGCTCTTGCAGAAAAAATTGGAGTTACTAGAGCTGCGCTCAGGGCTGATTTGGCAGTACTGACTATGATAGGAACTTTGGATGCTAGACCGAAGGTAGGATATGTATATACAGGAAAAACATCTAATGGATTGATTTATTCAAACATTAACAAAATTAAAGTATCCGAAATAATGTCAAAACCTGTGACTGTCAGTGAAGATACGATGGTATATGATGCAATCGTATACCTATTTCTGAATGATGTAGGGACATTATTTATAGAAAATAATGGGGTGCTTACAGGTGCAGTCTCTAGAAAGGACTTTCTCAAAATTTCAATAGGGGGGACTGATATACATAGAGTTCCCGTTGGAGTAATTATGACAAGAATGCCAAATATAATTTGTGCGAATAAGAATGACAACGCATATGATTTGGCTAAGAAAATTATTGAACATGAGATCGATAGTATTCCGGTTGTTGAAATAATAGAAAAGTCTGATGGAAAAGATCAGATGAAGATAATCGGAAAGGTTTCTAAGACTAACATAACAAAATTATTTGTTAAAATTGGAGAAAATGAGGATTAA
- the ppdK gene encoding pyruvate, phosphate dikinase produces MSNKYVYLFSEGNASMKNLLGGKGANLAEMTSLGIPVPDGFIVTTESCNKYYEDGRKISDEIIGQIYESLSKLEESTGKKFGDNTNPLLVSVRSGARVSMPGMMDTILNLGLNDIAVEAMAELTNNPRFAYDSYRRFIQMFSDVVMGIEKRLFENKIDELKEKKGVEFDTDLTADDLKELVSEFKEIYKKEKGEEFPSDPKAQLIEAITAVFRSWDNPRAIVYRRLNDIPGEWGTAVNVQQMVFGNKGETSGTGVAFSRNPANGDNAIYGEYLMNAQGEDVVAGIRTPLEIGKLKEQNPEIYAQFEGIVNTLEDHYKDMQDMEFTIEEGKLYFLQTRNGKRTAQAALKIAVDLVEEGMLSKEEAILKVEPKQLDTLLHPAFYTEDLKKATPIAKGLPASPGAACGKIAFTADEAKDRAALGEDVVLVRLETSPEDIEGMIAAQGILTVRGGMTSHAAVVARGMGTCCVAGCGTIKVDEVKRTVEVNGKVYTSEDYISIDGTSGNVYGEKIKTVTPEISGHFATFMGWADEIRKLKVRANADSPRDAKQAVEFGAEGIGLCRTEHMFFAEDRIMAVRQMITSKDLEQRKVALDKILPMQKSDFIGIYEALEGKAVTIRLLDPPLHEFLPTVDSDIKELAREMGITYEELKSTVSELHEFNPMMGHRGCRLAVSYPEIAEMQARAIIEAAIEVKTTKGYDIVPEIMIPLVGEIKELKYVKDVIVSTVKAVMEEKGVTLDYKVGTMIEIPRAALTADEIAKEAEFFSFGTNDLTQMTFGFSRDDAAKFLSAYYEKKIYEQDPFGKLDQTGVGSLIKIAVEKGKSTRSDIHLGICGEHGGDPSSIEFCHNIGLNYVSCSPFRVPLARLAAAQAQVKNPR; encoded by the coding sequence ATGTCAAATAAGTATGTATATCTTTTTAGTGAAGGAAATGCTTCAATGAAAAATCTACTTGGAGGAAAAGGCGCTAACTTAGCAGAAATGACTAGTCTAGGAATTCCAGTGCCAGATGGTTTTATTGTTACAACAGAATCTTGTAATAAATATTATGAAGATGGTAGAAAGATTTCTGATGAAATAATAGGTCAAATCTATGAAAGTTTATCAAAGCTTGAAGAATCTACAGGTAAGAAATTTGGAGATAATACAAATCCTTTACTAGTTTCAGTAAGATCTGGTGCAAGAGTTTCAATGCCGGGTATGATGGATACTATCTTAAACTTAGGATTAAATGATATAGCTGTAGAAGCAATGGCAGAATTGACCAATAATCCAAGATTTGCATATGATTCTTACAGAAGATTCATTCAAATGTTCTCTGATGTTGTTATGGGAATAGAAAAGAGATTATTCGAAAATAAGATTGATGAACTTAAGGAGAAGAAAGGTGTTGAATTTGATACAGATTTAACAGCAGATGATTTAAAAGAATTAGTTAGTGAATTCAAAGAAATCTACAAAAAAGAAAAGGGTGAGGAATTCCCAAGTGATCCTAAAGCTCAATTAATAGAAGCAATTACAGCCGTATTTAGATCATGGGATAATCCAAGAGCTATAGTATATAGAAGATTAAATGATATTCCAGGTGAATGGGGTACAGCTGTAAATGTGCAACAAATGGTATTTGGTAATAAGGGAGAAACATCAGGAACAGGAGTTGCATTCTCAAGAAACCCTGCAAATGGTGACAATGCTATATATGGTGAATATCTAATGAATGCACAAGGTGAAGATGTTGTTGCTGGTATTAGAACTCCACTTGAAATTGGAAAATTAAAAGAACAAAATCCAGAAATATATGCACAATTTGAAGGAATTGTTAACACACTAGAAGATCACTATAAAGATATGCAAGACATGGAGTTTACTATAGAAGAAGGTAAATTATATTTCTTACAAACTAGAAATGGTAAGAGAACAGCTCAAGCTGCTTTAAAGATTGCTGTTGATTTAGTAGAAGAAGGAATGCTAAGCAAGGAAGAAGCAATTTTAAAAGTTGAACCAAAACAATTAGATACATTATTACACCCTGCTTTTTATACTGAAGATTTAAAGAAAGCTACACCAATTGCAAAAGGATTACCTGCATCTCCTGGAGCTGCATGTGGTAAGATAGCATTTACTGCTGATGAAGCTAAAGATAGAGCAGCACTTGGAGAAGATGTTGTACTTGTAAGACTTGAAACTTCACCAGAAGATATAGAGGGAATGATAGCAGCACAAGGTATCCTTACAGTAAGAGGGGGAATGACTTCTCATGCTGCGGTTGTTGCAAGAGGAATGGGAACTTGTTGTGTAGCTGGATGTGGAACTATAAAAGTTGATGAAGTAAAGAGAACTGTAGAAGTTAACGGAAAAGTTTATACATCTGAAGACTACATTTCAATTGACGGTACTTCAGGAAATGTATATGGAGAAAAAATAAAAACAGTTACACCAGAAATTTCAGGACATTTTGCGACATTCATGGGATGGGCTGATGAAATAAGAAAATTGAAAGTTAGAGCTAATGCAGATAGTCCAAGAGATGCAAAACAAGCTGTTGAGTTTGGAGCAGAAGGCATAGGTCTTTGCAGAACAGAGCATATGTTCTTTGCAGAAGATAGAATTATGGCTGTAAGACAAATGATTACATCTAAAGATTTAGAACAAAGAAAAGTAGCTTTAGATAAGATTTTGCCAATGCAAAAATCAGATTTCATAGGAATTTATGAAGCATTAGAAGGAAAAGCAGTTACAATAAGATTATTAGATCCACCGCTACATGAATTCTTGCCAACTGTGGATTCAGATATAAAAGAATTAGCAAGAGAAATGGGAATAACTTATGAGGAATTAAAATCTACTGTTTCAGAATTACATGAGTTTAATCCTATGATGGGTCATAGAGGATGCCGTCTTGCAGTTTCTTACCCTGAAATTGCTGAAATGCAAGCAAGAGCTATTATAGAGGCAGCAATAGAAGTTAAAACAACTAAAGGCTACGATATTGTACCTGAAATAATGATTCCATTAGTTGGAGAAATTAAAGAATTAAAATATGTTAAAGATGTAATTGTATCAACAGTTAAAGCTGTTATGGAAGAAAAAGGAGTAACTTTAGATTATAAGGTTGGAACTATGATTGAAATTCCAAGAGCAGCATTAACAGCTGATGAAATAGCAAAAGAAGCAGAATTCTTCTCATTTGGTACAAATGACTTAACTCAAATGACATTTGGATTCTCAAGAGATGATGCAGCTAAGTTCTTATCTGCTTATTATGAAAAGAAGATTTATGAACAAGATCCATTTGGTAAATTAGATCAAACAGGAGTTGGTT